A portion of the Gadus macrocephalus chromosome 10, ASM3116895v1 genome contains these proteins:
- the LOC132465639 gene encoding uncharacterized protein LOC132465639: MEAKWRSLVNHIQDIHDHDTPAFSSCAHGPLDGDQRNKEWLDPGSLAAVKLENIMMRAALLKDVRQLSPQHQTFSLEAYHSLILHFAPKHTGLSYLGMYSRLLLAALHYNHNANRETARRSDGTEKYCVRYPRFRKGAHVVRPIKEAASYGYATSLMKALRESYANSPAVLREVGANLSSDAPAPIAKSFEQIPKEEAISLYLARQSRFKKT; the protein is encoded by the exons ATGGAGGCCAAATGGAGAAGTTTAGTGAACCACATCCAGGACATCCATGACCATGACACCCCTGCCTTCTCCAGTTGTGCCCATGGCCCTCTAGACGGAGATCAGCGCAACAAAGAGTGGCTGGACCCAG GCTCATTGGCAGCAGTCAAGTTGGAGAACATAATGATGAGGGCTGCCTTGCTGAAAGATGTCCGTCAGCTGTCTCCACAGCACCAGACCTTCTCCCTTGAGGCTTACCACTCCCTCATCTTGCACTTCGCGCCCAAGCACACAGGGTTGTCATATCTTGGGATGTATAGCAG GCTTCTCTTAGCGGCGCTGCATTATAATCACAATGCCAATCGCGAGACAGCACGGAGAAGTGACGGGACGGAGAAGTACTGCGTGCGGTATCCGCGCTTCAGAAAAGGTGCCCATGTGGTGCGTCCCATCAAAGAGGCAGCCTCATACG GTTATGCAACATCATTAATGAAGGCCCTTCGGGAGAGCTACGCCAATTCACCCGCGGTTCTTCGAGAAGTTGGCGCCAATTTGTCCTCCGATGCACCCGCCCCCATCGCCAAATCCTTCGAACAGATTCCTAAGGAGGAGGCCATCAGCCTCTACCTAGCCCGGCAGTCACGCTTCAAGAAAACCTAA